One genomic window of Arachis stenosperma cultivar V10309 chromosome 10, arast.V10309.gnm1.PFL2, whole genome shotgun sequence includes the following:
- the LOC130955934 gene encoding receptor-like serine/threonine-protein kinase SD1-8 isoform X2, with product MRIFFTHHIDYIIIVIAFFFITPSTSFDTLTRTQILTTNQTLLSQNQSFVLGFFRGSNTNYYLGIWYNNINPQTIVWVANRDNPIETSTGYLKIGDNGNFVLLNSSGNPAWSSNQTHAKNPVLQLLDTGNLVLKDSSDKTNNNYLWQSFDYPTDTLLPGMKFGWNLDTGTEKHLTSWKVEGEDPSSGEYTLKIDYHGLPEGFFRRNQTITYRAGPWNGERFSGNPAMKDNTDGLKFNFTYDDHGVWYSFSVTRPSLSRIIVTSDSDGEFRRYLWIQGRWNKFWYKPSDQCDQYRECGPYGVCDNNASPVCTCMKGFSPKNPQAWNLRDGSDGCVRNTGLNCSTDKFLHLENMKLPETSSVFINKTMTLDECGSLCKRNCSCTAYANIDITKGGSGCVMWIGQLFDMSVYPTDGQDLYVRLAAADIGSTFSNKNHRIVQAIGITLAALVLVFGLVAICYLWKKGKQRSRAAISGFVHRNHDWLMNEVVPSRRYLGDEKNMDDLELPMFDFDTLMMATNNFSQDNKLGEGGFGSVYRGRLIEGQEITVKRLSEDSGQGIEEFKNEVKLIVKLQHRNLVRLLGCCIKKNEKMLVYEYMENRGLDSILFDKSKRSLLDWERRFHIIYGIAKGLLYLHQDSRFRIIHRDLKTSNILLDNEMNPKISDFGLARILNKDQIQAKTLRIVGTYGYMSPEYAMDGNFSTKSDVFSFGVIVLEIITGKKNREFYSDDDELNLLGYVWRHWHEGTVLTLIDPSIGNSYTESKVIKCIHVGLLCVQECAEDRPTMSSVVLMLSSEALSMPSPKNPGFSIKKNHLKIDLSPSKQDTTWSVNQVTITMLDGR from the exons ATGAGAATCTTCTTCACTCACCATATTGACTACATCATCATTGTTATTGCTTTCTTCTTCATCACTCCATCAACCTCTTTCGATACTTTAACCCGAACACAAATCCTCACGACCAACCAAACGCTATTGTCACAAAACCAATCCTTCGTGCTGGGCTTCTTCAGAGGTTCCAACACCAACTATTACCTCGGAATATGGTACAACAACATCAATCCTCAAACCATAGTTTGGGTTGCAAACAGAGACAATCCCATTGAAACCTCCACAGGCTATCTCAAGATTGGAGACAATGGAAACTTTGTCCTTCTCAATTCATCCGGGAACCCTGCATGGTCCTCCAACCAAACCCACGCCAAGAATCCAGTTCTCCAGCTCCTTGATACCGGTAACCTTGTTCTCAAAGATTCATCAGACAAGACCAATAATAACTACTTATGGCAGAGCTTTGATTACCCAACGGATACCTTGTTACCGGGCATGAAGTTCGGTTGGAACCTGGATACAGGAACGGAGAAGCACTTAACATCATGGAAGGTCGAAGGTGAAGACCCTTCAAGCGGTGAATACACTTTGAAGATAGATTACCATGGTTTACCTGAGGGCTTCTTCAGGAGAAACCAAACTATAACGTACCGAGCTGGTCCTTGGAATGGTGAGAGATTCAGTGGGAACCCGGCGATGAAAGACAACACTGATGGTCTCAAGTTCAATTTCACTTATGATGATCATGGTGTGTGGTACTCTTTTTCCGTTACAAGACCTTCCTTGTCGAGGATAATTGTGACATCTGATTCTGATGGCGAGTTTCGACGCTACCTGTGGATACAAGGAAGATGGAACAAGTTCTGGTACAAACCGTCGGATCAATGCGACCAGTACAGGGAGTGTGGTCCGTACGGAGTGTGTGACAATAATGCATCGCCGGTTTGCACATGTATGAAAGGGTTCAGCCCTAAGAACCCTCAGGCTTGGAACCTGAGAGATGGATCTGATGGGTGTGTGAGGAACACGGGTTTGAATTGTTCGACTGACAAGTTTTTGCATCTTGAGAACATGAAGCTGCCGGAGACAAGCAGCGTGTTTATAAATAAGACTATGACACTTGATGAATGTGGGAGTTTGTGTAAGAGGAATTGTTCATGTACTGCATATGCAAACATTGATATCACAAAGGGAGGAAGTGGCTGTGTTATGTGGATTGGTCAACTCTTTGACATGAGTGTCTACCCTACGGATGGCCAAGATCTCTATGTCAGATTGGCTGCAGCTGATATAG GATCTACTTTCTCCAACAAGAATCATAGAATAGTACAGGCTATTGGCATCACACTTGCTGCACTTGTTTTAGTTTTTGGATTAGTTGCTATTTGTTACTTATGGAAGAAGGGAAAACAAAGATCTAGAG CTGCTATTTCAGGTTTTGTCCACAGAAATCATGATTGGTTAATGAATGAGGTGGTGCCTTCTAGAAGATACTTGGGTGATGAAAAGAACATGGATGATCTAGAGTTGCCAATGTTTGATTTTGATACCTTAATGATGGCTACAAACAATTTCTCTCAAGATAATAAACTTGGAGAAGGAGGCTTCGGTAGTGTTTATAGG GGCAGATTGATTGAAGGCCAAGAAATTACTGTGAAAAGATTGTCAGAAGACTCTGGACAAGGAATTgaagaatttaaaaatgaaGTCAAATTAATTGTCAAGCTGCAACACCGAAATCTTGTTCGGTTGCTTGGTTGCTGCATTAAGAAAAATGAGAAGATGTTGGTGTACGAATATATGGAAAATAGAGGCCTTGATTCCATTTTGTTTG ACAAATCAAAAAGATCATTGCTTGATTGGGAAAGGCGTTTTCATATTATTTATGGAATAGCCAAAGGACTTCTTTATTTGCATCAAGATTCAAGATTTCGAATTATTCATAGAGATCTTAAGACAAGTAACATATTACTAGATAACGAAATGAATCCAAAGATATCAGACTTTGGATTGGCTAGAATTCTTAACAAAGATCAAATCCAAGCAAAAACATTAAGAATTGTTGGAACATA TGGTTATATGTCTCCTGAATATGCTATGGACGGAAACTTCTCAACAAAATCTGACGTTTTTAGCTTTGGAGTTATTGTATTGGAGATCATAACTGGAAAGAAGAATAGAGAATTTTATAGTGATGACGATGAATTGAATCTTCTGGGATAC GTATGGAGGCATTGGCATGAAGGAACTGTATTGACACTGATTGATCCATCTATTGGCAATTCATACACAGAATCTAAAGTTATAAAATGCATACATGTTGGTCTCTTATGTGTTCAAGAATGTGCAGAAGATAGACCAACAATGTCTTCAGTAGTCTTAATGTTGAGCAGTGAAGCTCTGTCAATGCCATCTCCTAAGAACCCTGGATTTTCCATTAAAAAGAATCATTTAAAGATAGATTTATCTCCAAGCAAACAAGATACAACATGGAGTGTAAATCAAGTCACTATCACAATGTTAGATGGTAGATAG